A section of the Virgibacillus sp. NKC19-3 genome encodes:
- a CDS encoding nucleotide sugar dehydrogenase — MNHYHTEPKKTKIGVIGLGYVGLPLALLFVQKGYQVTGIDINKDKIDHLQKFASYIPDIKNTDIKAALSSGQLTLATNYTSIESLNIIVICVPTPLTINQNPELRYIKEVSKALYPRLQKGQLVILESSTYPGTTRDVIQPILAKSQLQIGKEVHLAYSPERIDPGNQSLKVEEIPKIVSGLTTACLSYATDFYRRIFNKIIPSTSVEVAELSKLLENSYRFINISFINEMAMLCDKLNINLWEAISAASSKPYGFQPFYPGPGIGGHCIPIDPLYLYWVGQKHGFHNQFLSLAEKTNNDIASYITAQVTTLVEKNQTITNAKILLCGITYKKDSNDVRSSPPVRIMQHLLQLGADVMYHDPHVPVIEINQNVFHSLSLSSKNVKEMDIVVILTDHSDLQVEKIINHSKLVYDTKNLTKGLKGNAQIIVLGGGDS, encoded by the coding sequence TTGAATCATTATCATACGGAACCGAAAAAAACAAAAATCGGTGTCATTGGTTTAGGATATGTAGGACTCCCGTTAGCCCTATTATTTGTACAAAAGGGATACCAGGTGACAGGAATTGATATTAATAAAGATAAAATAGACCATTTACAAAAATTCGCTAGTTATATTCCTGATATTAAAAATACCGATATCAAGGCAGCTTTGTCCTCGGGTCAATTAACACTAGCAACCAACTATACGTCTATCGAATCTCTAAACATTATCGTTATTTGTGTACCAACTCCCTTAACGATCAACCAAAACCCTGAATTGCGCTATATAAAAGAGGTCAGTAAAGCGCTTTATCCCAGACTGCAAAAAGGGCAATTAGTCATATTGGAGAGTTCTACCTATCCTGGAACCACCCGTGATGTTATTCAACCCATTTTAGCAAAAAGCCAGTTGCAAATCGGAAAGGAAGTTCACTTAGCCTACTCTCCTGAACGTATCGACCCAGGGAATCAAAGCCTAAAAGTGGAAGAAATCCCTAAAATCGTGAGTGGCCTTACAACAGCATGCTTATCCTATGCAACTGATTTCTACAGGCGTATTTTTAATAAAATCATACCTTCTACTTCTGTGGAAGTTGCAGAATTATCCAAGCTCTTGGAGAACAGCTACCGTTTTATTAATATTTCTTTTATCAATGAGATGGCTATGCTTTGTGACAAATTAAATATTAACTTATGGGAAGCTATTTCTGCTGCAAGCTCAAAGCCCTATGGATTTCAACCCTTTTATCCCGGCCCGGGGATTGGCGGACACTGTATTCCGATCGACCCGTTGTATTTGTATTGGGTAGGGCAAAAACATGGGTTCCATAACCAATTTCTATCTCTAGCCGAGAAAACAAACAATGATATTGCTTCCTATATCACGGCACAGGTGACAACGTTAGTTGAAAAAAATCAAACGATAACAAATGCCAAGATATTATTATGTGGCATCACCTACAAAAAGGATTCCAATGATGTAAGAAGTTCTCCACCTGTTCGTATCATGCAACATCTTTTACAACTTGGCGCCGACGTTATGTATCACGATCCCCATGTGCCAGTTATTGAAATCAACCAAAATGTGTTTCATAGTCTTTCTCTCTCATCTAAAAACGTAAAAGAAATGGACATTGTCGTCATTTTAACAGACCATTCCGATCTGCAAGTAGAAAAGATCATCAATCATTCCAAGCTCGTTTATGATACCAAAAACCTTACCAAGGGACTGAAAGGTAACGCTCAGATTATTGTTCTGGGTGGTGGAGACAGTTAA